The following proteins are encoded in a genomic region of Pyrus communis chromosome 11, drPyrComm1.1, whole genome shotgun sequence:
- the LOC137707949 gene encoding acetyl-coenzyme A synthetase, chloroplastic/glyoxysomal-like isoform X2 yields the protein MESSTPDHADHHAANNNNKKPRNNPNLITTSDHLRHVESMATMPSGAGNISHLNAVILGESLASEENDLVFPSDHFSRQAHVSSPQQYLEMYKRSIEDPAGFWSDIAATFFWKQKWGQPVYSENLDVRKGDIRIEWFKGGITNICYNCLDTNVEAGLGDKIAFYWEGNELGVDATLTYTQLLKNVCQLANYLKDVGVKKGDAVVVYLPMLMELPITMLACARIGAVHSVVFAGFSAESLAQRIVDCKPKVVITCNAVKRGSKVIHLKDIVDAALIESSQSGVSVDVCLTYENQSAMKRESTKWLEGRDVWWQDVIPKYPTTCAVEWVDAEDPLFLLYTSGSTGKPKGVLHTTGGYMVYAATTFKYAFDYNSSDIYWCTADCGWITGHSYVTYGPLLNGATAVLYEGAPNYPDPGRCWDVVDKYKVTIFYTAPTLVRSLMRDSDEYVTRYSRKSLRVLGSVGEPINPSAWRWFFNVVGDSKCPISDTWWQTETGGFMITPLPGAWPQKPGSATFPFFGVQAVIVDEKGVEIEGECSGYLCVKSSWPGAFRTLYGDHERYETTYFKPFPGYYFSGDGCSRDKDGYHWLTGRVDDVINVSGHRIGTAEVESALVSHPQCAEAAVVGVEHEVKGQGIYAFVTLVEGVPYSEELRKSLVLAVRKQIGAFAAQI from the exons ATGGAATCATCAACGCCTGATCATGCCGATCATCATGCTgctaacaacaacaacaagaagcCTCGTAATAATCCAAATTTGATTACGACAAGCGATCACCTGCGGCATGTGGAGTCGATGGCCACAATGCCTTCCGGCGCCGGAAACATTTCCCACCTGAACGCTGTCATTCTCGGAGAATCTCTCGCTTCTGAAGAGAACGATCTCGTCTTTCCCAGCGACCACTTCTCCCGTCAGGCCCACGTCTCCTCTCCCCAACAG TATCTGGAGATGTACAAACGGTCCATCGAGGACCCCGCCGGATTTTGGTCCGACATCGCTGCCACCTTCTTTTGGAAACAGAAATGGGGCCAACCTGTGTACTCGGAGAATCTTGATGTCAGGAAAGGCGATATCCGAATTGAG TGGTTCAAGGGCGGTATCACCAACATTTGCTACAATTGCCTTGACACAAATGTTGAAGCTGGACTTGGTGACAAAATTGCCTTCTACTGGGAAGGCAATGAGCTTGGTGTTGATGCCACTTTAACTTACACCCAGCTTCTCAAGAACGTTTGCCAG CTTGCGAACTATTTGAAAGATGTTGGAGTTAAAAAGGGTGATGCTGTTGTGGTTTACCTGCCCATGTTAATGGAACTTCCAATTACAATGCTTGCTTGTGCTCGCATTGGTGCCGTTCACTCG GTTGTCTTTGCCGGATTTTCTGCAGAATCTCTTGCTCAAAGGATTGTAGATTGCAAGCCGAAAGTTGTAATCACTTGCAATGCTGTTAAAAGAGGTTCTAAGGTTATCCACCTCAAAGATATAGTTGATGCTGCCCTTATAGAATCATCCCAAAGTGGGGTTTCTGTAG ATGTATGCTTAACTTATGAAAATCAATCGGCTATGAAGAGGGAAAGTACTAAATGGCTGGAAGGAAGGGATGTATGGTGGCAG GATGTCATACCTAAATATCCAACTACTTGTGCAGTGGAGTGGGTTGATGCAGAAGATCCACTTTTTCTGCTCTATACCAGTGGGAGCACTGGTAAACCGAAG GGAGTTCTCCACACAACTGGAGGATATATGGTGTACGCTGCCACAACATTTAAATACGCATTTGATTACAACTCATCTGACATCTACTG GTGTACAGCTGACTGTGGTTGGATCACCGGGCACAGCTATGTCACTTATGGACCCCTGCTTAATGGAGCAACTGCTGTTTTATATGAAGGG GCTCCAAATTATCCTGATCCTGGACGCTGTTGGGATGTTGTTGATAAATACAAAGTGACCATATTTTATACTGCCCCCACATTAGTGCGGTCCCTCATGCGTGATAGTGACGAG TATGTTACACGATACTCGCGAAAATCGTTACGGGTCCTTGGAAGTGTAGGCGAGCCTATTAACCCAAGTGCATGGAG GTGGTTTTTCAATGTGGTTGGAGATTCAAAATGTCCTATTTCTGACACTTGGTGGCAAACTGAAACTGGTGGCTTCATG ATAACTCCACTACCGGGTGCCTGGCCACAGAAACCTGGTTCTGCtactttccctttctttgggGTGCAG GCTGTCATAGTTGATGAAAAGGGTGTTGAGATTGAAGGGGAATGCAGTGGCTATCTGTGTGTAAAAAGCTCATGGCCTGGAGCCTTCCGAACTCTATACGGTGATCACGAAAGATACGAAACCACTTACTTTAAACCTTTTCCTGGGTATTATTTTAGTGGTGATGGATGCAGCAG GGACAAGGATGGATATCACTGGCTTACAGGAAGGGTTGATGATGTTATCAACGTTAG TGGACATCGTATTGGTACAGCAGAAGTGGAATCTGCTCTGGTCTCCCATCCCCAGTGTGCTGAAGCTGCTGTGGTTGGCGTTGAGCATGAA GTTAAAGGACAAGGTATATATGCCTTTGTTACTCTTGTGGAAGGTGTACCTTACAGTGAAGAACTCCGGAAAAGCCTTGTACTGGCTGTGAGAAAGCAG ATAGGAGCATTTGCAGCACAGATCTGA
- the LOC137707949 gene encoding acetyl-coenzyme A synthetase, chloroplastic/glyoxysomal-like isoform X1 has product MESSTPDHADHHAANNNNKKPRNNPNLITTSDHLRHVESMATMPSGAGNISHLNAVILGESLASEENDLVFPSDHFSRQAHVSSPQQYLEMYKRSIEDPAGFWSDIAATFFWKQKWGQPVYSENLDVRKGDIRIEWFKGGITNICYNCLDTNVEAGLGDKIAFYWEGNELGVDATLTYTQLLKNVCQLANYLKDVGVKKGDAVVVYLPMLMELPITMLACARIGAVHSVVFAGFSAESLAQRIVDCKPKVVITCNAVKRGSKVIHLKDIVDAALIESSQSGVSVDVCLTYENQSAMKRESTKWLEGRDVWWQDVIPKYPTTCAVEWVDAEDPLFLLYTSGSTGKPKGVLHTTGGYMVYAATTFKYAFDYNSSDIYWCTADCGWITGHSYVTYGPLLNGATAVLYEGAPNYPDPGRCWDVVDKYKVTIFYTAPTLVRSLMRDSDEYVTRYSRKSLRVLGSVGEPINPSAWRWFFNVVGDSKCPISDTWWQTETGGFMITPLPGAWPQKPGSATFPFFGVQAVIVDEKGVEIEGECSGYLCVKSSWPGAFRTLYGDHERYETTYFKPFPGYYFSGDGCSRDKDGYHWLTGRVDDVINVSGHRIGTAEVESALVSHPQCAEAAVVGVEHEVKGQGIYAFVTLVEGVPYSEELRKSLVLAVRKQIGAFAAPDRIHWAPGLPKTRSGKIMRRILRKIASRQLDELGDTSTLAEPNVIDQLIALADV; this is encoded by the exons ATGGAATCATCAACGCCTGATCATGCCGATCATCATGCTgctaacaacaacaacaagaagcCTCGTAATAATCCAAATTTGATTACGACAAGCGATCACCTGCGGCATGTGGAGTCGATGGCCACAATGCCTTCCGGCGCCGGAAACATTTCCCACCTGAACGCTGTCATTCTCGGAGAATCTCTCGCTTCTGAAGAGAACGATCTCGTCTTTCCCAGCGACCACTTCTCCCGTCAGGCCCACGTCTCCTCTCCCCAACAG TATCTGGAGATGTACAAACGGTCCATCGAGGACCCCGCCGGATTTTGGTCCGACATCGCTGCCACCTTCTTTTGGAAACAGAAATGGGGCCAACCTGTGTACTCGGAGAATCTTGATGTCAGGAAAGGCGATATCCGAATTGAG TGGTTCAAGGGCGGTATCACCAACATTTGCTACAATTGCCTTGACACAAATGTTGAAGCTGGACTTGGTGACAAAATTGCCTTCTACTGGGAAGGCAATGAGCTTGGTGTTGATGCCACTTTAACTTACACCCAGCTTCTCAAGAACGTTTGCCAG CTTGCGAACTATTTGAAAGATGTTGGAGTTAAAAAGGGTGATGCTGTTGTGGTTTACCTGCCCATGTTAATGGAACTTCCAATTACAATGCTTGCTTGTGCTCGCATTGGTGCCGTTCACTCG GTTGTCTTTGCCGGATTTTCTGCAGAATCTCTTGCTCAAAGGATTGTAGATTGCAAGCCGAAAGTTGTAATCACTTGCAATGCTGTTAAAAGAGGTTCTAAGGTTATCCACCTCAAAGATATAGTTGATGCTGCCCTTATAGAATCATCCCAAAGTGGGGTTTCTGTAG ATGTATGCTTAACTTATGAAAATCAATCGGCTATGAAGAGGGAAAGTACTAAATGGCTGGAAGGAAGGGATGTATGGTGGCAG GATGTCATACCTAAATATCCAACTACTTGTGCAGTGGAGTGGGTTGATGCAGAAGATCCACTTTTTCTGCTCTATACCAGTGGGAGCACTGGTAAACCGAAG GGAGTTCTCCACACAACTGGAGGATATATGGTGTACGCTGCCACAACATTTAAATACGCATTTGATTACAACTCATCTGACATCTACTG GTGTACAGCTGACTGTGGTTGGATCACCGGGCACAGCTATGTCACTTATGGACCCCTGCTTAATGGAGCAACTGCTGTTTTATATGAAGGG GCTCCAAATTATCCTGATCCTGGACGCTGTTGGGATGTTGTTGATAAATACAAAGTGACCATATTTTATACTGCCCCCACATTAGTGCGGTCCCTCATGCGTGATAGTGACGAG TATGTTACACGATACTCGCGAAAATCGTTACGGGTCCTTGGAAGTGTAGGCGAGCCTATTAACCCAAGTGCATGGAG GTGGTTTTTCAATGTGGTTGGAGATTCAAAATGTCCTATTTCTGACACTTGGTGGCAAACTGAAACTGGTGGCTTCATG ATAACTCCACTACCGGGTGCCTGGCCACAGAAACCTGGTTCTGCtactttccctttctttgggGTGCAG GCTGTCATAGTTGATGAAAAGGGTGTTGAGATTGAAGGGGAATGCAGTGGCTATCTGTGTGTAAAAAGCTCATGGCCTGGAGCCTTCCGAACTCTATACGGTGATCACGAAAGATACGAAACCACTTACTTTAAACCTTTTCCTGGGTATTATTTTAGTGGTGATGGATGCAGCAG GGACAAGGATGGATATCACTGGCTTACAGGAAGGGTTGATGATGTTATCAACGTTAG TGGACATCGTATTGGTACAGCAGAAGTGGAATCTGCTCTGGTCTCCCATCCCCAGTGTGCTGAAGCTGCTGTGGTTGGCGTTGAGCATGAA GTTAAAGGACAAGGTATATATGCCTTTGTTACTCTTGTGGAAGGTGTACCTTACAGTGAAGAACTCCGGAAAAGCCTTGTACTGGCTGTGAGAAAGCAG ATAGGAGCATTTGCAGCACCGGACAGAATCCACTGGGCCCCTGGCCTTCCGAAAACAAGGAGTGGGAAGATCATGAGGAGGATTCTGAGGAAGATCGCTTCTAGACAGTTAGATGAGCTTGGAGACACTAGCACCCTTGCGGAACCAAATGTGATCGATCAACTTATTGCTCTCGCAGATGTCTAG